CTTTTCATTGACAGAATAAAATGAGGCATACAGATATGCTCGTTGGTTCCACTAGACTTGTCTAATTTTTTccaatctcttatttttttttccagataggtGAAAACTTGCTCAGTGTGCCCTCCACAGTTGCCACGGCAACTAGCCTATCACACACAGCTCACCTTTTCATTCACTCCGTCGCTATTGTCTTTAGAAGCATCTTCAGAATGCTGCTTTCCTAGAGCAACCATTGAGCAGTCATTATCCGTTGTCTTGGCATcttgctttgaattctttttttgtcCCATTTGAAGTTGGCTAGACTTGTAGGCCAAAGCCGGTATAGTGTTCACTAAAATTAACTgcaatggttttttgttttccttgtacTGACACTGAATATACCGTGAAAAGGCTGACCTATAGGTCTTGTTGAACAGTGTGTAGACTAGTGGGTTGACTGCTGAAGAGAGATAACCGATCCAAACAAACACATTGAGCAGGGCCCCAATGACATCCTCATTGCAGGACTCTTTGCAGATGACAGCCATGATGTTCGTGATGAAGAAAGGGCACCACATCACCACAAACAGGAAGAAGACAATGCCCAGCACCTTGCATGCCTTTTGCTCATTGCTGATGGACTGCATAGTCCTCCTGCCTGTGTAGGACCCTGGCTCCCTATGGATCGACCGCTGGAAGAGCTTTTCTGAAGACAAAGAACTCTGAGGGAGGAAGCTGAAAGAAGCTAATTTGGCCCGTGTGCCAAGATCACTTACACACAAAGTAGCTTCTTTCTGGAGTGACTTGATAGTTAGAAAGTAGGTGATCACCATGATGGTTAAGGGAATGAAAAATGACACAAAAGAGCCGATCAGGACAAAGTTATCATCGGCGAGTAAGCAACTCCCCTCCTTAAAGACCTTCGAATCGTCCTGTAGCCCAAAGACTGGTATTGGCATGGATATACCTGGAGTTGAATAGAAAATGAAACATGATTATTAAGGAATTGAGTATATGAAGGCAAGAGCATCACCACATAATGTTGGCTATTGAAAAGATTTTATATCAACATTGTTTAAAAGCTTAACATACTTtgagaatttaaaatttctttggacTTACGTGTTTTGTAAGTATATAATATGTAGTTCCTTGTATGTTATATTGCCCTATATAGCTAACCCTTTACTTATAAAGAAGTATAATAAatctagctttattttttatgccatatttttctgattataatatTATACTTATTAAttgaagaaacacacagagaggcaaataaactaaaaaatgtcCAATAACGTCACCATCTAGAGATAACCACAATTAACAACTGAtgctgttcattttatttatttatatatttatttttttctatgaaaatctAGAATatagatttgtttctttttttgatgctGTTCATTTTAGATACATTCACACACTTACCATATGCACACATTTTGAAACAGAATTGAGGTTCTTTTTCACaaacagttctgtatctttttttaaaatctaataataTGTCACAAGCATggcttatatataaaaataactataaaatttaaaatatagtttattttctctctagAAAAGTTGGGAGGTACAAAAATGTaacaatgaataaagaaaaataatatgtattctcACCAGTCAGGGACAATCATAATTTACATTTGCATCATTTCTTCTTCCACTTAAATGTACATATAAAAGCAAATGTGTATATGCAGTACTTTACATGCAGTACTTTGTACCTTATATGTTTTAGAACTtcctatttcatttaacattataaATCATGATAAttgcacataaaatatttttgagaaatacaattttctaatattaatttaaaataactttaaccaattttaattcttttttaaaaagcttttattaTGGGACATTTTTAACATACACACAACTAACAACCCAAAAACCAAACCCAGTACAGTGAACTCGTCACCCAGCTTCAAAGATTATCAGCTCAATCCCAATCTTGTTTCATCCATACGTCCTCTGGCTGCCATCCCTCCCATGTTATCATGAAGAAAATCCTAGACATCATGTCATtcaatctgaaaatatttattacgCAGATCTAAAAGCCATGCACTCTTAGACAAACCTAATATTTTCACAATACCATTCTCACTCCTAAATAGaagtttaatatttctttaatattaaatGTAGAGTTATTGTTCAAATTTCCAATTGTCCCATAAAGGTTGTTGTATGTTTTTAATAGTAGAGCATTCATAAGGGTGGATTACAAAAAACAAGACAGCCATATACTTTTTATTGACAAATATAAAAGGTAGGTATAGGATGAGATAATACAGGGGAACATGGGCCTATATGGTCCATTGCTCCACCACCCAGATTTGGGGGATCTGTAAAGCTCCCTCAGGTACAGGTATTAGGCAGAGGAGGAAGCAGAAGTGAATAAAGGCAACCCCTGGCCTCTAATCATGCTACGTGCCCCACATAATGATAGgacctttttaaagaaagattcaactggCCATGTTGTGCAGTTTCACCACCAAGCCCCCGCCATGGACAACCTCTCTGCTCCTGGGGAAATAGGCGTATCTTTCTCTACTGGTCTGGGATGGTTGGTCCAAGGCAGTCATGAGATGGCTTATTCTCTCTGCCATAAAGGTAGAATCAGGATGACAAAAAAGAGAGGAAACATGAATCAAGTACTCTGTATAACTTAGTTTAAGATTGTTTCTTTCATGAAATGGTAGATATTGCAGGGACAGCCTgggaaaaaaagtcagaaaaaaagttCCCTTGTAACTCCTGCCCATATTATCATCACACTCAGAATTGTAGAATAAAGAGTGTCGTGGTTACTGCTTCTGACCATCTTTAGAGTCTAATACATGGTCTCACACCAGCCAAGAACACCGGTTTATTCCAGAGTTGGGGGCCACTGCCTCACTCTTGCCATCCAACTGGAAAAAGGTTCTTGGAGAATCTCTAATCTAACTTCTGCATACTCAGAACAGAGTTCCACTTCATCCAAGCACAGGCATGACTGTGCTAACCTCATGTCACCTCACATTGGCCATCGTGGCCAGGAGAGAACATTGAGTTGATGTAATATTCAACACAAATCTTTCTTAGTGACATTTGCC
Above is a window of Pongo pygmaeus isolate AG05252 chromosome 14, NHGRI_mPonPyg2-v2.0_pri, whole genome shotgun sequence DNA encoding:
- the HTR2A gene encoding 5-hydroxytryptamine receptor 2A isoform X1, with the protein product MDILCEENTSLSSTTNSLMQLNDDTRLYSNDFNSGEANTSDAFNWTVDSENRTNLSCEGCLSPSCLSLLHLQEKNWSALLTAVVIILTIAGNILVIMAVSLEKKLQNATNYFLMSLAIADMLLGFLVMPVSMLTILYGYRWPLPSKLCAVWIYLDVLFSTASIMHLCAISLDRYVAIQNPIHHSRFNSRTKAFLKIIAVWTISVGISMPIPVFGLQDDSKVFKEGSCLLADDNFVLIGSFVSFFIPLTIMVITYFLTIKSLQKEATLCVSDLGTRAKLASFSFLPQSSLSSEKLFQRSIHREPGSYTGRRTMQSISNEQKACKVLGIVFFLFVVMWCPFFITNIMAVICKESCNEDVIGALLNVFVWIGYLSSAVNPLVYTLFNKTYRSAFSRYIQCQYKENKKPLQLILVNTIPALAYKSSQLQMGQKKNSKQDAKTTDNDCSMVALGKQHSEDASKDNSDGVNEKVSCV
- the HTR2A gene encoding 5-hydroxytryptamine receptor 2A isoform X3; this encodes MQFLKSAKQKPNYYHIMLVEDQEEGTLHQFNYCERCSESQNNKCISCVDPEDKWYRWPLPSKLCAVWIYLDVLFSTASIMHLCAISLDRYVAIQNPIHHSRFNSRTKAFLKIIAVWTISVGISMPIPVFGLQDDSKVFKEGSCLLADDNFVLIGSFVSFFIPLTIMVITYFLTIKSLQKEATLCVSDLGTRAKLASFSFLPQSSLSSEKLFQRSIHREPGSYTGRRTMQSISNEQKACKVLGIVFFLFVVMWCPFFITNIMAVICKESCNEDVIGALLNVFVWIGYLSSAVNPLVYTLFNKTYRSAFSRYIQCQYKENKKPLQLILVNTIPALAYKSSQLQMGQKKNSKQDAKTTDNDCSMVALGKQHSEDASKDNSDGVNEKVSCV
- the HTR2A gene encoding 5-hydroxytryptamine receptor 2A isoform X2, whose amino-acid sequence is MAVSLEKKLQNATNYFLMSLAIADMLLGFLVMPVSMLTILYGYRWPLPSKLCAVWIYLDVLFSTASIMHLCAISLDRYVAIQNPIHHSRFNSRTKAFLKIIAVWTISVGISMPIPVFGLQDDSKVFKEGSCLLADDNFVLIGSFVSFFIPLTIMVITYFLTIKSLQKEATLCVSDLGTRAKLASFSFLPQSSLSSEKLFQRSIHREPGSYTGRRTMQSISNEQKACKVLGIVFFLFVVMWCPFFITNIMAVICKESCNEDVIGALLNVFVWIGYLSSAVNPLVYTLFNKTYRSAFSRYIQCQYKENKKPLQLILVNTIPALAYKSSQLQMGQKKNSKQDAKTTDNDCSMVALGKQHSEDASKDNSDGVNEKVSCV